From a single Rodentibacter sp. JRC1 genomic region:
- the pyrF gene encoding orotidine-5'-phosphate decarboxylase, with translation MTNKVIVALDYETEAEALALVDQIDPSLCRLKVGKEMFTTLGTNFVKQLHQRDFDVFLDLKFHDIPNTVARAVRSAADLGVWMVDVHASGGLKMMEEAKKILEPYGKDAPLLIAVTVLTSMEDLDLLQIGINASPMEQVLRLAHLTQRAGLDGVVCSPQEVEILRNTCGSNFKLVTPGIRPIGADFGDQRRVMTPAAAIRSGSDYLVIGRPITQAENPAEVLRSIKASIE, from the coding sequence ATGACTAATAAAGTTATTGTCGCCCTTGATTATGAAACGGAAGCGGAAGCGCTTGCACTAGTTGATCAAATTGATCCTAGCTTATGTCGTTTAAAAGTCGGAAAAGAGATGTTTACGACTCTCGGGACAAATTTTGTTAAACAACTCCATCAACGTGATTTTGACGTATTTCTTGATTTAAAATTCCACGATATTCCAAATACAGTGGCAAGAGCGGTACGTTCAGCTGCTGATTTAGGCGTATGGATGGTGGACGTGCATGCAAGTGGCGGTTTAAAAATGATGGAAGAGGCGAAAAAAATTCTTGAGCCTTATGGTAAAGATGCGCCACTTTTGATTGCCGTAACGGTTTTAACCAGTATGGAAGATTTAGATTTATTGCAAATTGGTATTAATGCCTCACCAATGGAACAAGTACTACGTCTTGCTCATTTAACTCAACGCGCAGGATTAGACGGTGTGGTTTGCTCTCCGCAAGAGGTTGAAATTTTACGTAATACTTGTGGTTCGAACTTTAAATTGGTTACACCGGGAATTCGCCCTATTGGTGCGGATTTTGGGGATCAACGCCGAGTAATGACGCCGGCAGCTGCGATTCGTTCCGGTTCGGACTATTTAGTCATTGGCCGTCCGATCACACAGGCTGAAAATCCGGCAGAAGTGCTTCGCTCAATTAAGGCTTCAATTGAATAA
- a CDS encoding FkbM family methyltransferase: MLDIPIIDYNRPSSFGSLELQSSPTNENIGQIVDYQKTQKVPLISIDSLQLERIDFIKIDVEGMELSVLTGALESIKRHKPIMTIEILKSNQQEIINLLAPLNYKFFPMGINLLAVHQDDPTIQNIN; the protein is encoded by the coding sequence ATGTTAGACATTCCTATCATTGATTACAATAGGCCTTCATCATTTGGTAGCTTAGAATTACAATCTAGTCCGACGAATGAAAATATCGGTCAAATCGTTGATTATCAAAAAACACAGAAAGTTCCACTAATAAGTATTGATTCGTTACAACTTGAACGAATTGATTTCATCAAAATTGATGTAGAAGGAATGGAACTTAGCGTATTAACCGGTGCATTAGAATCAATTAAACGACATAAGCCTATTATGACGATTGAAATATTAAAATCTAATCAACAAGAAATTATCAATTTGCTTGCGCCACTTAATTATAAATTCTTCCCAATGGGAATTAATTTATTGGCAGTGCATCAAGATGATCCTACTATTCAAAATATTAACTAA
- a CDS encoding integration host factor subunit beta codes for MTKSELIENLSAKHPSLSAKEVEGIVKDILELIAQSLEEANRVEIRGFGSFSLHYRQPRLGRNPKTGETVKLEAKCVPHFKAGKELKERVDVFA; via the coding sequence ATGACGAAATCAGAACTTATCGAAAATTTATCCGCCAAGCATCCCTCTTTATCAGCAAAGGAAGTTGAAGGCATCGTAAAAGATATTTTAGAGCTCATAGCTCAATCATTAGAAGAAGCTAATCGCGTAGAAATTAGAGGCTTTGGAAGTTTCTCGCTTCACTACCGCCAACCTCGTTTAGGTAGAAATCCGAAGACGGGTGAGACTGTAAAATTAGAAGCAAAATGTGTACCCCATTTTAAAGCCGGTAAAGAACTAAAAGAAAGGGTAGATGTATTCGCTTGA
- a CDS encoding FkbM family methyltransferase: MKHITRPQPFVLSSTNFGTLIVNHLDKQTNLAGHTYGVGHQFLSTGSFDPQEIQNALTILNLRREYFGDNVVALDCGANIGAHTIPWSIEMTEWGNVIAFEAQERIYYALAGNIALNNCFNAKAIYGALGNPNTSQPASQPASQPASQPASQPANVRHSYH, from the coding sequence ATGAAACATATCACCAGACCACAACCTTTTGTGTTAAGCTCAACCAACTTCGGTACCTTAATTGTTAACCACCTTGATAAGCAAACTAATTTGGCAGGACATACTTATGGAGTCGGACATCAATTCCTGTCCACAGGCTCTTTCGATCCTCAAGAAATACAAAATGCGCTGACGATTCTTAATCTTCGCCGAGAATATTTTGGGGATAATGTGGTCGCATTAGACTGTGGTGCCAATATCGGAGCGCATACCATTCCTTGGAGTATTGAAATGACGGAATGGGGAAACGTAATCGCTTTCGAAGCACAGGAGCGAATTTACTATGCCTTAGCCGGCAATATTGCACTAAATAACTGCTTTAATGCAAAAGCAATCTATGGCGCATTAGGAAATCCTAATACCAGCCAGCCAGCCAGCCAGCCAGCCAGCCAGCCAGCCAGCCAGCCAGCCAGCCAGCCAGCCAATGTTAGACATTCCTATCATTGA
- the cmk gene encoding (d)CMP kinase, which yields MGMIITVDGPSGAGKGTLCYALAEKLGYALLDSGAIYRVTALAALKSAVDLSDELALAELARSLDIQFIPEDGEVKIVLNGEDVSRLIRTQEVADAASKVAVFPQVRAALLQLQQNFAKNDGLIADGRDMGTVVFPNAQVKLFLDASAEERAKRRYKQLQNNGISGNFAQILAEIQERDFRDRNREVAPLKPAEDALLLDSTTLSIDEVIAQALNYIRQRTNS from the coding sequence ATGGGAATGATCATTACCGTTGATGGCCCGAGTGGTGCAGGTAAAGGCACGCTGTGTTATGCTTTAGCTGAAAAACTCGGATATGCCTTACTGGATAGTGGAGCAATCTATCGTGTCACGGCGTTAGCAGCGTTGAAAAGTGCGGTCGATTTATCGGATGAATTGGCGTTAGCAGAATTGGCGCGTAGTTTAGATATTCAATTTATACCGGAAGATGGTGAAGTGAAAATTGTGTTGAATGGTGAGGATGTAAGCCGGTTAATTCGTACTCAGGAAGTGGCGGATGCAGCGTCAAAAGTTGCAGTTTTTCCGCAAGTTCGTGCCGCTTTATTGCAACTTCAACAAAATTTCGCCAAAAATGACGGACTGATTGCAGACGGGCGGGATATGGGAACAGTGGTGTTTCCGAATGCGCAAGTGAAGTTATTTTTAGATGCTAGCGCGGAAGAACGTGCAAAAAGACGTTATAAACAGTTGCAAAATAACGGAATTAGTGGTAACTTTGCGCAGATTTTAGCCGAGATACAGGAACGCGATTTTCGGGATAGAAACCGTGAAGTTGCGCCTCTTAAACCGGCTGAAGATGCGTTGTTATTGGACAGCACAACATTGAGTATTGATGAAGTCATTGCTCAAGCGTTGAATTATATTCGGCAGCGTACAAACAGTTAG
- the lapB gene encoding lipopolysaccharide assembly protein LapB — MLELLFLLLPIAAAYGWYMGQRSAKKDQEDISNKLSRDYVTGVNFLLSNQTDKAVDLFLNILQKQETENEIEGHSQFEAELTLGNLFRSRGEVDRALRIHQALDRSPHYSFEQKLLAKQQLARDFMTIGFFDRAENLYILLVDEPEFAQNALQQLLLIYQKTKEWKKAVNIAEKLAKISPQENNIELAQCYCEYAQSLTAESAVEKRGILQKALLVSSTCVRASILLADLNIQEKAYQRAIKTLENVLHQNSDYIGEVLSTLKHCYEALNQIENFELFLIRAGQQVKNDDVDLVLAELIEEKDGKSAAQAKLYQQLTKKPSTLIFHRFIQYQIDDAEEGRGKESLILLHKMVGERIKQSAAYRCSNCGYQIHKLLWNCPSCRHWESIKPLSSQEHN, encoded by the coding sequence ATGCTTGAATTACTCTTTCTGCTTTTGCCTATTGCTGCAGCTTATGGTTGGTATATGGGGCAGCGTAGCGCAAAAAAAGATCAGGAAGATATTAGCAACAAACTCTCCCGTGATTATGTCACGGGTGTCAATTTTTTACTTTCTAACCAAACCGATAAAGCAGTTGACTTGTTTTTGAATATATTGCAAAAACAAGAAACTGAAAACGAAATAGAAGGTCACTCTCAATTTGAAGCTGAACTCACCCTAGGTAATTTATTTCGTTCTCGTGGTGAAGTCGATCGCGCACTCCGTATTCATCAAGCTCTTGATCGCAGTCCTCATTATTCTTTTGAACAAAAATTGCTTGCAAAGCAACAGCTTGCTCGTGATTTTATGACCATTGGTTTTTTTGATCGAGCTGAAAATCTTTATATTTTATTAGTTGATGAACCTGAATTTGCTCAAAATGCATTACAGCAACTTTTACTGATTTATCAAAAAACAAAAGAATGGAAAAAGGCGGTTAATATTGCTGAAAAACTCGCTAAAATTAGTCCGCAAGAAAATAATATTGAATTAGCACAGTGCTATTGTGAATACGCCCAAAGTTTAACTGCTGAAAGTGCGGTTGAAAAACGTGGTATTTTACAAAAAGCCCTTCTTGTATCTTCAACTTGTGTTAGAGCTTCTATATTGTTAGCAGATTTAAATATTCAAGAAAAAGCATATCAACGAGCGATTAAAACATTGGAAAATGTACTTCATCAAAATTCTGATTATATTGGTGAAGTACTATCAACGTTAAAGCATTGTTATGAGGCATTGAATCAGATTGAAAATTTTGAATTATTTTTAATTCGTGCCGGTCAACAAGTAAAAAATGATGATGTTGATTTAGTATTAGCCGAATTGATTGAAGAAAAAGACGGTAAATCCGCAGCACAAGCTAAACTTTACCAACAATTAACGAAAAAGCCGAGTACACTTATTTTTCACCGTTTTATTCAATATCAAATTGATGATGCAGAAGAAGGCAGAGGAAAGGAAAGTCTTATCTTACTTCATAAAATGGTGGGAGAGAGAATCAAACAGAGCGCAGCTTATCGCTGTTCAAACTGCGGTTATCAAATTCACAAATTACTTTGGAATTGCCCATCTTGCCGTCATTGGGAAAGTATTAAACCATTGTCTTCACAAGAACATAATTAA
- a CDS encoding 5'-methylthioadenosine/adenosylhomocysteine nucleosidase, translated as MKIGIVGAMAQEVEILAGLMEDKTETRVASAVIFEGKINGKDVALLQSGIGKVAAALGTTALLQLAKPDMVINTGSAGGVAKGLKVGDIVISDETRYHDADVTAFGYEKGQLPANPAAFLSDKKLADLAQEIAQAQGQSVKRGLICSGDSFINSEEKIEGIKLNFPDVVGVEMEATAIAQVCYAFNVPFVVVRAISDAGDGEAGMSFDEFLPLAAKQSSTLVLGMLDRL; from the coding sequence ATGAAAATCGGTATTGTCGGCGCAATGGCGCAAGAAGTTGAAATTTTAGCCGGATTAATGGAAGATAAAACGGAAACTCGGGTTGCAAGTGCGGTCATTTTTGAAGGTAAAATTAATGGTAAAGATGTCGCCTTATTACAATCGGGCATTGGTAAAGTGGCGGCAGCCCTAGGTACAACCGCCTTATTGCAACTCGCAAAACCGGATATGGTGATAAATACCGGTTCTGCAGGGGGAGTAGCAAAAGGGCTAAAAGTCGGCGATATCGTTATTTCTGATGAAACCCGCTATCATGATGCGGATGTCACGGCATTCGGTTATGAAAAAGGTCAACTTCCTGCTAATCCTGCGGCATTTTTATCGGATAAAAAATTGGCGGATTTAGCGCAAGAAATTGCGCAAGCACAAGGACAATCGGTAAAACGAGGTTTGATTTGTTCCGGTGATAGTTTTATCAATAGCGAAGAAAAAATCGAAGGTATTAAACTTAATTTTCCGGATGTAGTGGGCGTAGAAATGGAAGCAACCGCTATTGCGCAAGTATGCTACGCTTTTAATGTGCCGTTTGTGGTAGTTCGAGCTATTTCTGATGCCGGAGATGGTGAGGCCGGTATGTCTTTTGACGAGTTTTTACCATTGGCGGCGAAACAGTCTTCGACATTAGTATTGGGCATGTTGGATAGATTGTAG
- a CDS encoding thiol:disulfide interchange protein DsbA/DsbL: MTQFAFAEPNQKDFSVQNQPYLPSVDTLRFEDGRDYFSYQEPIKQPLRADKKIRIQFFFDYDCRVCSSALDILELYAQIRPNKIALEQYPVATAESQFSARVFYTLKMLKADEMSSVLLFESSEKSRYEELASSAKILKWAEKKGLDKHTFSQIKNSDSVKEQVQDAVELTEEYGVFTYPYVVIGGKYVLTASTLYNDDYAVAVLDYLVDKLERERKK; the protein is encoded by the coding sequence ATGACACAATTTGCCTTTGCCGAACCGAACCAAAAAGATTTTTCCGTTCAAAATCAACCTTATTTACCTTCTGTAGATACGTTAAGATTTGAGGACGGACGGGATTATTTTTCTTATCAGGAACCCATCAAACAACCTTTACGGGCGGACAAAAAAATTCGTATTCAATTCTTTTTTGATTATGATTGTCGAGTCTGTTCGTCTGCACTGGATATTTTGGAACTTTATGCTCAGATACGCCCTAATAAAATTGCCTTGGAACAATATCCTGTCGCTACGGCAGAAAGCCAATTTAGTGCAAGGGTATTTTATACTTTAAAAATGCTAAAAGCAGATGAGATGTCAAGTGTGCTGTTATTTGAGTCTTCGGAAAAATCTCGCTACGAAGAATTGGCTTCTTCCGCTAAAATTCTAAAATGGGCGGAAAAAAAGGGGCTTGATAAGCATACCTTTTCGCAAATAAAAAATTCGGATTCAGTGAAAGAGCAGGTGCAAGATGCCGTTGAATTAACGGAGGAATATGGGGTATTTACTTATCCTTATGTTGTTATTGGCGGTAAATATGTGCTTACTGCCAGCACACTTTATAATGATGATTATGCCGTAGCGGTATTGGATTATTTAGTCGATAAATTAGAAAGGGAGCGTAAAAAATGA
- a CDS encoding SirB2 family protein yields MLINLHILFAFLSLSLLVIRAFMQLTHKDWRAVKLLKILPHISDTVLLASGVYILSLWQFELPLWLIGKMGLLVLYIIFAAKFFSKKQSKNRPHFFILALSCFIGAMLLAYWH; encoded by the coding sequence ATGTTAATTAACCTACACATTTTATTTGCATTTTTAAGTTTAAGCTTATTAGTCATTCGTGCGTTTATGCAATTAACCCATAAAGATTGGCGAGCCGTAAAATTACTAAAGATTTTACCTCATATCAGCGACACAGTATTACTTGCCAGTGGCGTTTATATCCTCTCTCTTTGGCAATTTGAACTTCCTTTATGGCTGATTGGAAAGATGGGGCTATTAGTGTTATACATTATTTTCGCGGCAAAATTTTTCAGCAAAAAACAATCGAAAAATCGACCGCACTTTTTTATTCTTGCTCTAAGTTGCTTCATTGGAGCAATGTTATTGGCATATTGGCACTAA
- the ettA gene encoding energy-dependent translational throttle protein EttA, giving the protein MSTQFVYTMHRVGKVVPPKRHILKDISLSFFPGAKIGVLGLNGAGKSTLLRIMAGVDKEFEGEARPQPGIKIGYLPQEPKLEPTQTVREAVEEAVSEVKNALTRLDEVYALYADPDADFDKLAAEQANLEAIIQAHDGHNLDNQLERAADALRLPDWEAKIEHLSGGERRRVALCRLLLEKPDMLLLDEPTNHLDAESVAWLERFLHDYEGTVVAITHDRYFLDNVAGWILELDRGEGIPWEGNYSSWLEQKEKRLEQEQAAESARQKSIAKELEWVRQNPKGRQAKSKARMARFDELNSGEYQKRNETNELFIPPGPRLGDKVIEVQNLTKSYGDRTLIDDLSFSIPKGAIVGIIGANGAGKSTLFRMLSGKEQPDNGSITLGETVVLASVDQFRDAMDDKKTVWEEVSNGQDVLTIGNFEIPSRAYVGRFNFKGVDQQKRVGELSGGERGRLHLAKLLQRGGNVLLLDEPTNDLDVETLRALENAILEFPGCAMVISHDRWFLDRIATHILDYGDEGKVTFYEGNFSDYEEWKKKTLGADAVQPHRIKYKRIAK; this is encoded by the coding sequence ATGTCCACGCAATTTGTATATACAATGCACCGTGTCGGCAAGGTTGTTCCACCGAAGCGACACATTTTAAAAGATATTTCACTGAGCTTTTTCCCCGGCGCAAAAATCGGGGTGCTTGGTTTAAACGGAGCAGGGAAATCGACCCTACTTCGCATTATGGCAGGGGTTGATAAAGAATTTGAGGGCGAAGCACGCCCACAGCCGGGGATTAAAATCGGCTATCTTCCGCAAGAACCAAAACTTGAGCCAACCCAAACCGTGCGTGAAGCGGTTGAGGAAGCGGTCTCTGAGGTAAAAAATGCTCTCACTCGCCTTGATGAAGTTTACGCACTTTATGCCGATCCTGATGCGGATTTCGACAAACTTGCTGCCGAACAAGCTAACTTAGAAGCGATTATCCAAGCTCACGATGGGCATAATTTAGACAATCAGCTTGAACGTGCCGCTGATGCACTGCGTTTGCCCGATTGGGAGGCAAAAATTGAGCATCTTTCAGGGGGCGAACGCCGCCGTGTCGCTCTTTGCCGTTTATTACTTGAAAAGCCCGATATGTTATTGTTAGACGAGCCAACCAACCACTTGGATGCAGAATCAGTGGCGTGGCTTGAGCGTTTCTTACACGATTATGAAGGGACTGTCGTGGCGATTACCCACGACCGTTACTTCTTAGATAATGTCGCAGGTTGGATTTTAGAGCTTGACCGTGGCGAGGGCATTCCGTGGGAGGGTAACTATTCTTCTTGGCTAGAACAAAAAGAAAAACGCCTTGAACAAGAACAAGCGGCTGAATCCGCCCGCCAAAAATCCATCGCTAAAGAATTAGAATGGGTACGCCAAAATCCAAAAGGTCGCCAAGCGAAAAGCAAGGCTCGTATGGCACGTTTTGATGAACTCAATTCAGGCGAATACCAAAAACGCAACGAAACCAATGAACTCTTTATTCCACCCGGCCCACGCTTAGGCGATAAAGTAATTGAGGTGCAAAACTTAACCAAGTCCTACGGCGACCGCACGTTAATTGACGATCTTTCCTTCTCCATTCCCAAAGGGGCGATTGTCGGTATTATCGGGGCAAACGGTGCGGGGAAATCCACCCTTTTCCGTATGCTTTCAGGCAAAGAACAGCCCGACAACGGTTCAATTACCCTTGGTGAAACGGTAGTGTTGGCTTCTGTGGATCAGTTCCGTGATGCAATGGACGACAAAAAAACCGTCTGGGAAGAAGTCTCTAACGGGCAAGATGTGCTCACTATTGGCAACTTTGAAATCCCAAGCCGTGCCTATGTAGGGCGTTTTAACTTCAAAGGGGTCGATCAACAAAAACGGGTGGGCGAACTTTCGGGCGGTGAACGTGGGCGTTTACACCTTGCCAAACTTTTGCAACGTGGTGGTAATGTGTTGTTATTAGACGAACCAACCAACGATCTTGACGTGGAAACCTTACGAGCCCTAGAAAATGCGATCTTAGAATTTCCGGGCTGTGCAATGGTGATCTCCCACGACCGCTGGTTCTTAGACCGTATCGCTACCCACATTTTGGATTACGGCGATGAAGGCAAAGTTACTTTCTACGAAGGCAACTTCTCCGACTACGAGGAATGGAAAAAGAAAACCCTTGGAGCTGATGCCGTTCAACCGCACCGTATTAAATATAAACGGATTGCGAAATAA
- the rpsA gene encoding 30S ribosomal protein S1 → MSESFAQLFEESLKGLETRQGSIVSGTVVAIQKGFVLVDAGLKSESAIPVAEFLNAQGELEIQVGDTVNVALDAVEDGFGETKLSREKAVRHESWIELEKAYEDKATVIGLVNGKVKGGFTVELNGVRAFLPGSLVDTRPARDADHLLGKELEFKVIKLDQKRNNVVVSRRAVIESENSQEREQVLENLVEGSEVKGIVKNLTDYGAFVDLGGVDGLLHITDMAWKRVKHPSEIVNVGDEVTVKVLKFDKDRTRVSLGLKQLGQDPWAAIAENHPVNSKLTGKVTNLTDYGCFVEILDGVEGLVHVSEMDWTNKNIHPSKVVSLGDTVEVMVLEIDEERRRISLGLKQCKPNPWTQFAETHNKGDKVTGKIKSITDFGIFIGLEGGIDGLVHLSDISWNVSGEEAVRNYKKGDEVSAVVLAVDAVKERISLGIKQLEEDPFNNFISINKKGAVVSATVVEVDAKGAKVELIGGAEGYIRTSDLTNEVAVGDVVEAKYTGVDRKARIVHLSVKAKDQAEEAAAVASVNNKQEEVAIPNAMAEAFKAAKGE, encoded by the coding sequence ATGTCAGAATCTTTTGCTCAACTTTTTGAAGAATCATTAAAAGGTCTTGAAACTCGTCAAGGTTCAATCGTTAGCGGTACTGTAGTAGCTATCCAAAAAGGTTTCGTACTCGTTGATGCCGGTTTAAAATCCGAATCTGCAATTCCGGTTGCTGAATTTTTAAATGCACAAGGTGAACTTGAAATTCAAGTTGGCGACACTGTGAATGTGGCATTAGACGCAGTTGAAGATGGTTTCGGCGAAACTAAACTTTCTCGTGAGAAAGCGGTTCGTCACGAATCTTGGATCGAATTAGAAAAAGCTTACGAAGATAAAGCGACCGTTATCGGTTTAGTCAACGGCAAAGTGAAAGGTGGTTTCACAGTTGAGTTAAACGGTGTTCGTGCATTCTTACCGGGTTCTTTAGTAGATACTCGTCCGGCTCGTGACGCAGATCATTTATTAGGTAAAGAACTAGAATTTAAAGTAATTAAATTAGATCAAAAACGTAACAATGTGGTTGTTTCCCGTCGTGCGGTGATTGAGTCTGAAAATAGCCAAGAACGTGAACAAGTGTTAGAAAACCTTGTTGAAGGTTCAGAAGTTAAAGGTATCGTTAAAAACTTAACCGATTACGGTGCATTCGTAGATTTAGGTGGGGTTGACGGTTTATTACACATTACTGATATGGCTTGGAAACGTGTTAAACATCCAAGCGAAATCGTAAATGTAGGTGATGAAGTAACAGTTAAAGTATTAAAATTCGACAAAGATCGTACCCGTGTATCTTTAGGTTTAAAACAATTAGGTCAAGATCCTTGGGCTGCAATCGCTGAAAATCATCCTGTAAATAGCAAATTAACCGGTAAAGTAACTAACTTAACCGACTACGGTTGTTTCGTCGAAATTTTAGATGGTGTTGAAGGTTTGGTTCACGTTTCTGAAATGGATTGGACTAATAAAAATATCCACCCGTCCAAAGTGGTTAGTTTAGGTGATACCGTTGAAGTTATGGTATTAGAAATTGATGAAGAACGTCGTCGTATTTCTTTAGGTTTAAAACAGTGCAAACCTAACCCTTGGACTCAGTTCGCTGAAACTCACAACAAAGGTGATAAAGTAACAGGTAAGATCAAATCTATCACTGATTTCGGTATCTTCATCGGTCTTGAAGGTGGTATTGACGGTTTAGTACATTTATCTGATATTTCTTGGAATGTGTCAGGTGAAGAAGCGGTTCGTAACTATAAAAAAGGTGATGAAGTTTCTGCTGTAGTGTTAGCGGTAGATGCCGTTAAAGAACGTATTTCTTTAGGTATTAAACAACTTGAAGAAGATCCGTTTAATAACTTCATTTCAATCAACAAAAAAGGTGCGGTTGTTTCTGCAACTGTAGTTGAAGTAGATGCAAAAGGTGCTAAAGTTGAATTAATCGGTGGTGCTGAGGGTTACATTCGTACGTCTGACTTAACAAACGAAGTTGCAGTAGGCGATGTAGTGGAAGCTAAGTACACTGGTGTAGACCGTAAAGCCCGTATCGTTCATTTATCTGTAAAAGCGAAAGATCAAGCTGAAGAAGCGGCTGCAGTAGCAAGTGTGAATAACAAACAAGAAGAAGTTGCTATTCCAAATGCTATGGCTGAAGCATTCAAAGCAGCTAAAGGTGAATAA
- the yciH gene encoding stress response translation initiation inhibitor YciH has protein sequence MSDSILVYSTESGRIKQEKVQSSRPKGDGIVRIQKQTSGRKGAGVSVITGLELPDDELKKLAAELKKRCGCGGSIKNGVIEIQGEKRDLLKTLLEAKGFVVKLAGG, from the coding sequence ATGTCGGATTCTATTTTGGTCTATTCCACAGAAAGTGGGCGTATTAAACAAGAAAAAGTACAATCATCACGTCCTAAAGGAGACGGCATTGTTCGTATTCAAAAGCAGACAAGCGGTAGAAAAGGAGCCGGTGTTTCAGTCATTACAGGATTGGAACTTCCTGATGATGAATTGAAGAAACTTGCAGCAGAATTGAAGAAACGTTGCGGTTGTGGCGGTTCTATAAAAAACGGAGTAATTGAAATTCAAGGTGAAAAAAGGGATCTGCTTAAAACTTTATTAGAGGCAAAGGGATTTGTTGTCAAATTAGCCGGCGGCTGA
- the zevA gene encoding zinc transporter binding subunit ZevA, producing the protein MAHPHAFIDMKIKLLVNEEKLTGFRMQWRLDEASSSEMLYDLALAEGDATAKQRLVDDVMKNVVAEHYFSYFFDKNNKKIKYKSTPKNYGMHAQGTYLEYYFDVLLASPQKLAANQFMLMTYDKTYYVAMLYPEPVRQSVDFSALPANCQGKLIEPNIDEKWRSYAMSLDKSQRDTDNSLGAMFAQTIKIQCE; encoded by the coding sequence ATGGCGCACCCCCATGCGTTTATTGATATGAAGATTAAACTCCTGGTGAATGAAGAGAAACTGACAGGATTTCGTATGCAATGGCGGTTGGATGAGGCAAGTTCATCAGAGATGCTGTACGACTTAGCTCTGGCGGAAGGTGATGCCACGGCTAAGCAACGTTTAGTGGATGATGTGATGAAAAACGTGGTAGCAGAACATTATTTCAGCTATTTTTTTGATAAGAATAATAAGAAAATTAAGTATAAATCCACGCCGAAAAACTACGGTATGCACGCACAAGGCACTTATTTAGAGTATTATTTTGATGTCTTATTGGCGAGTCCGCAAAAATTGGCGGCTAATCAGTTTATGTTGATGACTTATGACAAAACCTATTATGTGGCGATGTTGTATCCCGAACCGGTTCGGCAATCAGTAGATTTTTCTGCGTTACCGGCAAATTGTCAGGGAAAACTGATTGAACCGAATATTGATGAAAAATGGCGAAGTTATGCGATGTCATTAGATAAATCACAGCGCGATACAGATAATTCACTTGGTGCAATGTTTGCGCAAACCATAAAAATTCAATGTGAGTAA
- a CDS encoding LapA family protein → MIKYILGVIIVLAIVLVAVTVGANNDQIITFNYIVAESQFQLSTLVAILFGLGLILGWLITGFFYLKLKLKNMSLNRQIKRQTLQINELTTTRDKAKAE, encoded by the coding sequence ATGATTAAGTACATTTTGGGGGTTATTATTGTTTTGGCTATCGTGCTTGTTGCAGTTACGGTAGGAGCAAATAATGATCAAATTATCACTTTCAATTATATTGTTGCAGAAAGCCAATTCCAACTTTCAACACTCGTTGCAATTTTATTCGGATTAGGACTAATTTTAGGTTGGCTTATTACCGGTTTTTTCTATTTAAAGTTGAAACTCAAAAATATGTCCTTGAATCGCCAAATTAAGCGTCAAACTTTACAAATTAATGAATTAACGACAACGCGTGATAAGGCTAAGGCTGAATAA